Genomic segment of Paenalkalicoccus suaedae:
TGGTGCTAGAGGAAGCTGAGGTGAAGGCCGCTATCTCTGTGGCGATTCCTTCCGGTGTTTCTGTCCAAAAGAGAAGTGATGGAGTGCACGATTATGTGTTTGTGATGAATCTGACGGAGGAACCGCAGGAGCTTGGATTTGTGCCAGAGCTTGACCGGACGGTTGTGCTTAAGGGCTATGAAGCGGTTGTGGAGAAGGTGTCAGTGAAAGTGTCGAGTGAAGTTACACCACTAAAAGGAGGGCAAGGATGAAGAGATTACTCGCATTTGCTGTAGGATCGTCGTTACTGATTGGCGCGAGCACGCCCGTTTTTGCAGAAGAGGGAGCAGAGAAGGAATTTATTCGAGGCGCAGACACGTCGCTACTGCCTAAAGTAGAGAGAGGCGGAGGGGTGTTTACAGTAGACGGACAGCCTTCAGACGCGCTTGAGATTCTAGAGTATCACGGTGCCGACTACATCCGCTTAAAAATTTGGAAGGATCCAATTAATGTCGGTGGCGCAAATGATTTAGAGGAGACCGTCGCGATGGCGGAGCGTGTCCGCGAGACAGATATGAAGCTCCTGTTAAACTTTCACTACTCTGACTTTTGGGCGGATCCAGGCAGACAGGACAAGCCAAAAGCTTGGGAGGATCTCTCCTTTGATGAGCTGACGCAGGCGGTGTATGACCATACGTATGAAACATTGACGGCGTTAGAGGAGGTCGATGCTTTTCCCGAAATGATTCAGGTCGGGAATGAAATTCAAGGCGGTCTCCTCTGGCCGGATGGGAAGGCGTATGGTGATGTGCTTGGAGAGGATTACGGTGGATTTGATAACATTGTGACCCTTTTACAGGCTGGCATTGACGCGATTCATGATGCAACTCCCGCTGGTGCTGATCCAGAGATCATGCTTCATCTAGCTGACGGTGGCGATAACGGTCTGTACCAATGGTGGTTCGACGAAGTAACCTCCCGTGGTCTGGCTGATTTCGATATCATCGGTCTCTCCTACTACCCTTACTGGCATGGCTCGTTGGAGGATTTGCGCACGAACCTGCATGACATTAGCGAGCGCTACGACCGTGACGTTTTAGTGGTAGAAACCGCGTATGGGTTTACATTAGACGATGGTGATGGACATGAGAATATCTTTTCTGCAGAGGATGCAGAAATAGCTGGCTATCCAGTGAGCCCGGAAGGACAGCTTGCTTTTGTACGTGACTTAGAAGCAGTTATTCAATCCGTCCCAAACGATCGTGGTAGAGGCTTCTTCTACTGGGAACCCACTTGGATTCCATCTGAGAATGCCGGCTGGCGTGATGGCGAAGGGAACGCGTGGGAAAATCAAGCATTGTTTGATTTTAACGGAGAAGCTCTCTCGTCATTAGCGATGTTTGGTGAACCTGCGAATGATGGTGGTGAAGAAGTGATTTCATTCAACGATGTTGACGGTGATACCATTGGCTATGAAGCAATTATGCAACTGGCTCAGGATAGAGTCATTACAGGATTTGTTGATGGATCGTTTCAGCCTGCTGCATCCGTATCACGTTTACACGCTGGGTTAATGCTTGCTCGGGAGCTTCAGTTGGATGTTGATTCGTTAGTTGCGATGAGCTTGTTTCGTGATATTAGTGAGGATCATCCTTATGCGAGTCAGGTGCAGGCTTTCTATGATGCGGGGATTGTGCGCGGCACGACAAACGGTGACTTTTTACCTCAGACATCTGTGACGCGTGGTGAGCTTGCAGCTATGCTTGTGCGTGGGTATGAGGTGGAGGCTGATGGTGAGGAAGGTGACAGCAACATTCGTAACCATCTATTTACAGATGTGTATGGCAGTCCTTATGAATCTTACATTGATACACTTTATCAATCTGGAGTTGTTGCCGGCGTTGCAGTTGACCGCTTCGAGCCGAATAGGCCTGTTACACGAGCGGAGCTGGCTATCCTGCTCATGAGACTTCGGGGAGTTGACTTGTAAGAGGTTTTTGGAGAGAAAAGATTGAAAGAAGCCCCGTGCGAGCGACCGTGCTCGTGCGAGGCTTCTTTTTATTAGGACACTTACTCAAAAAACTCCTCATAGGTCCAGAAGTTGCCGTAAAGATCCTCGACTCCATCATCGTAATAATAAAATTCTCCGTCGAAGTAAGGCTCTCCATCAAACGTGTCTAAACCGGATGAATTAAATTCGTTCTCTTCATAGTAATACTCGTCATCCTCATAGTAATAGTCTTCATCTTCTTCGTAGTAGTACTCATCGTCCTCATAATAATAATCCTCATCTTCATAATAAAGCTCATCATTATAATAAAACTCGCCTTCGTTGTAGTCTTCTTCATAGTAGTAATCTTCCTCGTAGTAATAGTCATCATCGTAATAATAATCATAGTTGCTATAGTAATCTTCCCAAAACTCGTCGTCCCACTCCCAGTACTCATAATAATCGGCGTCCGCCGAATAATCTCCACCATAAAAATCTCCGTCAAGCCAGCCGTCACTATAGTAAAACTCCCCGAAGCTGTTGTAGAAAAGCTCATTCACTTGGTCACGACTTAAAGGATTGGTAATCCAGCCTTCAATCAGATCATAAACGGTATAGATAGGAATACTAAATGCAATCAACGAAGCGTCATTTCTTTTAGCAGAATTGATCGCAAAGATTTCTTCTGTCTCAATCGTCATCAGTGGACCGCCACTATTACCAGGCTCAATTGGAGCAGAGATTTGGTAGACATCTGAATAGGTAAAGTTATCAATAACAAAGTCTCGTCCAGCGCCAGTGACGTAGCCCATCGCAACTGAATTCTCGTAGCCTAGTGGAGTACCTAGAGCAAGCACACTCTCTCCCACATCTATTTTTTTCTCATGGGCAATGCTAGAGGGAGTCCTGCCCACAAAGTCTGCAACGTACACAATCGCTACATCAATCTCGTTTGAGTACCCAATTACTTGGCCGCTGTGCTCTGTGCCTGCCAAAGTTGTTAGAGTCACATCTGTAAATCCTTCCACCACGTGGGCGTTTGTGACTACGACACCACCCCCGTTATACAAAAAGCCTGACCCTTGTCCGGCTGGTGTGTAGATCGTATACACGTGTTGCTGTGCGTCTGCAATAATCTTGGTAAGATTACGCGCGCTCTCGCTTTCTTCGTCAGGGCTTACGATGTTACGGATAGCCTGCGGTTGCTTTATGTTTAATTGTTCTTCCGTGTCCGACACAAGGGCAACTCTCTCTTCAGGCGATGAAGTAGCTTCTGTCTGCTCCTGTTGATCTGGCAAAAAATATGCTAATGGATCTAGTACTACATAAGCTAACGTACCGTTAACAGCTAAGAACATTAGTACAACAAACGTAACTAAAAATGAGCGCTTTCTTCTATTCCCACAGGATGAACAGTATTTGCCTCGCCTTTGCATCTGATTTCCGCACGTCGAACAATACATATATTCCCTCCTTCTGTTGTATATACCTAAGACTATCATACCTCTTTATTTACAATCTTGAACCTGTTTTTTTGCTGATAAGAGAAATGTTTTGGAGGTGGTTGGAGTAAAGTGTTTAAGCTTTGCAATCTGCTCTGATGAAACCCAAGGCAGAAGCTTCTCCTCGTCGTCTTCTTTGTCTAATCCCCCCTATCAGAAGTATAATAAAGGTATCACCCGTTGAAGGAGCTGTTGTACATGACTACGTATCAGCTTGGCTACATTATTGAAGCTTACCCATCACTTGTTTTTGTGCCAGTAGGAGCGAAGCGACATGGCTTTCGATCAATTGGATCGAAGGAGGATCAAGCAAATGTGACTCGTTTACAGCATGCTGCCACTCAAGCATTTAATGAATTAACAGCTGATGAAATCGAGCTCTTGACGTCTTTTCTTAAAACGGATGAACTAAGACTTCCTGTGCCAGTACTCGGTAACGATGAGGCGTTCCCAACTCTTGTCCGCCCAGAGCAATTTTTATGGGAGGAAATGTCTGCGCCGATCCCTATTGTGCAGGACTCGTTTTATCCAAAGGAATATGCCAAACTATCGGCTATCCAGCTTGCATCACACGTAAAAAGCGTCGTAAAAGACTTTATCTTTTGCGCAAAGCTCAGCAAGCAGTCTCGCGAGACATGGCTTGAACAAATGCGTGAAGCATTTGATCAGCATCCGTTTATCCAGCTTGCTCAAGCAAAACGACCAATTGTACACGCTGTTGAAGCGTTAAATAAATCTTCTTTACTTGGTGTTCTTAATTATCCAGAGGACATCTCGTACTGGCGCCACCGCGTTGGCGTCGTGATGCGCCCGTATCGACATATCACACCCGAGTGGCGGTACACGATGTGCGAGCATGACAAGGAGCTCGCAACTGACAACGAGACTCTAGTCTGCACATGCTACGAGTGTGACTATGGGATTACGTATGATTTGGACGAAAATCGGGTCTATCTGCCTTTTGAAGTTGATATGCCACAGGCAATCAAACGTATTGCCACCATTGAACGTCAGTTCAATACGATCGCGGAACAAAGTCCCAAAGTGATAACCGCACTTCGGGAGCTCAGAGAATTACACGATTTCCTTAAGCCATACGAAGAGAAGCTGGTCACGATCTTAACACTCCAGCAGGAGGCAAACACAAACAGCGATCATCCGGCAGTTGTTGCATACCAAGCGATTGATAGCATTCGATTGCCCAATGAGGAAATTGAACCTACGCTTGTGAGCCTGCAACACGTCTATTTACCAGATGTAGCGGTGCTTAAAAAGGTGTCGACCTGGCTGACACTGGACGAGCGCACGCTTTTAGAGGAGCTAGAGCAAGTCGAGGATACTCTACGCAAAAGCGTCGAAGCGAACAGACCAAAGCCGGATGATATTTTATTTAGCCGAAAAGGCTTCTCTATTACGCGAGTGGAAGTAGAATCGATTCAACAGCTTGTTAGCATGGAGCCTATGGAGATTTCGTCTTATCAGCTCGTACAAGCGTTAAAAGGAAACCCGTCAAACAAAATTCGAACGTTAGGACTTCATCAGTCAGCCTTATTTGGACGACTTCATGACTGGCCTGAAAAATATATAACGAAGCTTGTTCAATCAATCATGTAAAATTATCTGTTCGTTCAAATAATTCTAAAAACTTCTTGACCTTTTTAGTAGACCTGCTAGAATAAAGCCTAACTTAATCATTTTCTTATCACGAGAGGTGGAGGGACTGACCCTACGAAGCCTCGGCAACCGGCTATTGCACGGTGCCAAGTTCAGAGGATCTATAATAGATCCGAAGATGAGATTAGACGGATAGCCACATGTTGATGTGACTTCAAGCCCTCTTTTCTTCACCTTAAAGAGGGCTTTTTATCGTGATAAGAGGATGCATAAACAAGGAGGAATAGAAATGTCGAATGTACAATTTGCGTATTGGGTTCCTAATGTTAGTGGTGGATTAGTCGTGTCAAAGCTCCCTCAGCAAACAGGGTGGGATGTTGAGTCAAATAAGCGCTACATACAGCTAGCTGAAGAGGTTAATTATGATTATGCACTGTTCCAAACGCGTTGGTTTG
This window contains:
- a CDS encoding S1C family serine protease; this translates as MYCSTCGNQMQRRGKYCSSCGNRRKRSFLVTFVVLMFLAVNGTLAYVVLDPLAYFLPDQQEQTEATSSPEERVALVSDTEEQLNIKQPQAIRNIVSPDEESESARNLTKIIADAQQHVYTIYTPAGQGSGFLYNGGGVVVTNAHVVEGFTDVTLTTLAGTEHSGQVIGYSNEIDVAIVYVADFVGRTPSSIAHEKKIDVGESVLALGTPLGYENSVAMGYVTGAGRDFVIDNFTYSDVYQISAPIEPGNSGGPLMTIETEEIFAINSAKRNDASLIAFSIPIYTVYDLIEGWITNPLSRDQVNELFYNSFGEFYYSDGWLDGDFYGGDYSADADYYEYWEWDDEFWEDYYSNYDYYYDDDYYYEEDYYYEEDYNEGEFYYNDELYYEDEDYYYEDDEYYYEEDEDYYYEDDEYYYEENEFNSSGLDTFDGEPYFDGEFYYYDDGVEDLYGNFWTYEEFFE
- a CDS encoding glycosyl hydrolase 53 family protein translates to MKRLLAFAVGSSLLIGASTPVFAEEGAEKEFIRGADTSLLPKVERGGGVFTVDGQPSDALEILEYHGADYIRLKIWKDPINVGGANDLEETVAMAERVRETDMKLLLNFHYSDFWADPGRQDKPKAWEDLSFDELTQAVYDHTYETLTALEEVDAFPEMIQVGNEIQGGLLWPDGKAYGDVLGEDYGGFDNIVTLLQAGIDAIHDATPAGADPEIMLHLADGGDNGLYQWWFDEVTSRGLADFDIIGLSYYPYWHGSLEDLRTNLHDISERYDRDVLVVETAYGFTLDDGDGHENIFSAEDAEIAGYPVSPEGQLAFVRDLEAVIQSVPNDRGRGFFYWEPTWIPSENAGWRDGEGNAWENQALFDFNGEALSSLAMFGEPANDGGEEVISFNDVDGDTIGYEAIMQLAQDRVITGFVDGSFQPAASVSRLHAGLMLARELQLDVDSLVAMSLFRDISEDHPYASQVQAFYDAGIVRGTTNGDFLPQTSVTRGELAAMLVRGYEVEADGEEGDSNIRNHLFTDVYGSPYESYIDTLYQSGVVAGVAVDRFEPNRPVTRAELAILLMRLRGVDL
- a CDS encoding RQC-minor-2 family DNA-binding protein yields the protein MTTYQLGYIIEAYPSLVFVPVGAKRHGFRSIGSKEDQANVTRLQHAATQAFNELTADEIELLTSFLKTDELRLPVPVLGNDEAFPTLVRPEQFLWEEMSAPIPIVQDSFYPKEYAKLSAIQLASHVKSVVKDFIFCAKLSKQSRETWLEQMREAFDQHPFIQLAQAKRPIVHAVEALNKSSLLGVLNYPEDISYWRHRVGVVMRPYRHITPEWRYTMCEHDKELATDNETLVCTCYECDYGITYDLDENRVYLPFEVDMPQAIKRIATIERQFNTIAEQSPKVITALRELRELHDFLKPYEEKLVTILTLQQEANTNSDHPAVVAYQAIDSIRLPNEEIEPTLVSLQHVYLPDVAVLKKVSTWLTLDERTLLEELEQVEDTLRKSVEANRPKPDDILFSRKGFSITRVEVESIQQLVSMEPMEISSYQLVQALKGNPSNKIRTLGLHQSALFGRLHDWPEKYITKLVQSIM